aatggcttttaattaattccGAAAAAGGTTATATGAAGTTGACCTCCCATCACAGTAAATCTGAAGAGCTGCGTGGGTGCTCTCCGAGAAGGTGATTTAGTAGTAATCATTGTCGACATCGGTCAACTCTGATGAACAAGACCATCAACCAGGATGAAAGAATTCCCCAGGTTTTCGTGGAACATTCGGGGGGAATTCTGCCGTTCCCCTATCACATCCCATATTGTCTAGTGGTTAGGATATCCGGCTCTCACCCGGAAGGCCCGGGTTCAATTCCCGGTATGGGAAATATGGTAGAGGTTTCTTTTTgagaaacattttcaaaaaaatatgtttatatattgaTCTATTTGTGTATCCAAACCTTTACAAGAGCTAAAAGGCGAAGCTTTTAATACCCTAGAGTATgcattttgttaaattatCAAACGATCCTGATCGTTAGCCAACACTGGATCTAAGGATTTCCAATCCCATATTGTCTAGTGGTTAGGATATCCGGCTCTCACCCGGAAGGCCCGGGTTCAATTCCCGGTATGGGAAATATGGTAAAGAGGTTTCTTTTTGTTATGTGTTTTATATTAATCTATTTGTAGTActttcgaaatttaattttttaaaattaccgaACCATTCTGATCGTTAGCCAACACTGGATCCAAGGATATCACATCCCATATTGTCTAGTGGTTAGGATATCCGGCTCTCACCCGGAAGGCCCGGGTTCAATTCCCGGTATGGGAAATGaggaaaacattttcttttctttttttattaattttcaaaacacaatgttatacaaaatataatttctcTGACTTATTTGTCGCTCATTttattcttaaaataaatagaaactGATTATGGAAGACAATTGTAATTTAGGCGATTACATGTACAGACGAAGGAATACCATAGTTAGCTCTGAGGAAGAGACGGAGAACTGCACTGGAAAGCGTCTTATCAACTTATACAAAAGAGATTACAACTCTGACCTGGACCTGGTCGAGTCTGGGAAATACCTGGATTCCACCTCTGAAGGAGATGCACCCATCTATCCCATGGATCGCGAGGACCCTGAGCCAGAAGACGAACCTTCAGGGGGATGCGAAAAATCACTTTCAGAATGTCGATACAACGCATTGCTTTATGTTATCGGAGGATATATTGTCGGACTACTATTGGTACTAATGTGGTACTATAGGAATCCCAAAGAGGCCTGCAAGGACCTTaatggaaaatggattttcatCGTCTTGGTCACCTTACTAATTATTATACTGGTTCGACGACGTCCAGCAAGGTAAGTTGcacttggaaaatattttaatcttaTCTTACTTTTTTAACAGGTGCATTGCAGTGTTATGCCTTTCAAGGTTATCAAGCAGTCAATTTCGGACATTGGTAATTGCATTAGCTTTCTTGGTTGCTTTTTCGGGacctataaaaaatataatccacaacatttgcattttggcgAACACTCTCACCTGTGGGCAAAATGTGCTAATACAGGCTCTAAAGCTAATGCAACGAATTATAAACGATCCTTCTCATTCAGTGGAGGAGGCATTCAAGACAACGTTGACTCAAGTGTGCAGACTCATGAATAAACTGGATAAGCTTTTGCTAAATTTGGAGAGGCCCATATCACAAATACGTTTGTAATGAATAGTTTTCTTAACTTTCTTAAGGTAACCTGTCATCCGCAGATGCCACTTATAAGACCTGCACAGATTGGTTACTTTTGCAGAAGGATCACTATGAGTACAAGATGGGTACTCCCTACAACCGCTGCATGAAGGCGGGTAACTTGAGTATTGCACAGTGCAAGATTGAGTTTGgaggaaaaaagaaagagtGCTGTAACCTAGAACTCTTTTATTGGTTCTGCGAAAGTCTCAAGTCATTTACAAGTTTCTTCGATGATAATCTTCAATGGTCTCTGATGGTCATCAAGGAAATATTTCAACGTGCGTTAAGATTTAGTAATGTTTTGAGTTATTTACAGCTTTTAATTTATCATAGGCTTGCGGTTATGCTCCATGAAAAtcagatatatttttataagctCCATTAGTTTTGACCATagcttaaaatttaattcaacAGGTCAATTTACCCCTAACAAAGATCACATAACCGAACAAGATGTAAACGAGAAATTAGAGGCACAGAGACATAAGTTAtatttgctattatttttgatCGATTTAGTTATCTTCATACTCTTGCTCACTATTATACATCAATCACTGAGCTTTTGGCTGCGCTACTTGAGCAATGAACAATATGAAAATGTCTATATAACAGAGGCTTTTGAGAACTATGATGACAAGTACTATCAGACCATGGGTGTAAGAGCCTTGCCCTTAAGTAATTTCGAAGAGAATAAATATGTGAAGGTAAAGTCTGAATCGAGCTTAACATATAGCTATTTACATAGATCTTTAGATAAATTCAATGCGACTGCTGCCCAAAGAATATGATACTATTTATCGTTCAGTAACGTTTTTGGGGATCACAGGAATACAGCTTTTCTGCATCTGCTTTGTGGACTACAGTCTTTATAGTATGCTAACTTTGATGTCCTATTATGGACATATGATTGAAGATGTTAAACGTAAGCTTAAATCTTAGCTTAGTACTTACATTCAAATTTGCATTGCAGCTCTTGCCTATAAAAAGATTGTCATTACTGGCGGAGGTAAAACTGGCGACATTCTACGAGATCTGGTTCAGGCATTTGAGCCAAgaactttcaaaataaatactcAACGGTGTCTACCGATTCCAGGTCATCCGAAATACCTCCGATATGTGTGGATCttattgctttatttgctGGCCTGGTTCATGGTTTTTTGGGAGCCATATGGCCTCCGTCGAAGACACCGTACTATGATGTACTTTTATCCAGAGGAATCAAGGCGCAGAGTTTACGACTTGCACCGAACAATATTACATGAAAGAAGTGAGACATTTAAATAACTTCattcatgtaaaatatattgattattgttttgtagaacatttatttaaagcaaaatGTCGGGAGGCACGTTTCTTAAACGCCTTTAAGAATACCCATCAATTTGAATCGTATTTTACGTGGCTTAATTCTCGTCTAAACTGGTAAGCTTCCAACCTTCTATTggaatataattaacaaacCGCTTCTTGCAGGTGTCTCAGTTGTTGTACAGTATCTTTTATTGGAACATGCTGTACCATTTGCAATAAACCACTGAACAAGTGAGTAGATtcaactttttaataatttattaacttattaTGGCCTTGTGCAGATCTGATAATGTTTCCTGTGGCTGGCCAAACTGCAGGGGTATCTACTGTACAACGTGCTTTCAAGACAGCCACAATAAATGTGTATTATGCAGTTCCGAGTACGAAGATGAACTATTGGAACATGGGTAAATAAGCGTAATGTTTATAGCCTCGAAACAAGTTCTTAATATTGAATTCATACTTAGGAACTCTTCTGGAAATTCGGACTCTGATTTCTGCAGCGTTGATAAGAGTTATCCCCAGCAGCGTGATAAGAAAATATAGGGATTAATTCCAAAATCTgttaatacaaataaatatttaaataggaTTTCTTATAAAACTACAACAAGTATAGTTGGCTGCCACGACTTCAAGTCCCATATTGTCTAGTGGTTAGGATATCCGGCTCTCACCCGGAAGGCCCGGGTTCAATTCCCGGTATGGGAAACTACTGTAGAGACATTTTTTTCAATTCATCCATAACTTGTTTTCTTAGCAAAATGCTTGCCAATTTTTAacaataaagttttaaatcattaaatttatgtaaatcatTTTCTAATGACTCATAAATAGGCATGGAAACTTATTATCGAGGTCAACAAATAAGTAACAAAAGCTATAAATAAAACGCCTTGCTTACGCTCACTTTTAGCCACAACGAATCACAACGTTTATACCTTTACACTTTTTAGCCGCGACGAATGTCAAGTCCCATATTGTCTAGTGGTTAGGATATCCGGCTCTCACCCGGAAGGCCCGGGTTCAATTCCCGGTATGGGAAACTTCTgtggacatttttttttatttaatgaactATTGTAGAATAGAAAAAGTTACTTCAAAATAATCGTTTGTCCACTTTTGATATCCTTAGATGATTCTATTCTACTTTTCATCTAATCCCAATAAGTTTGCAAagctatttttttattgaccGACCCAAAGTTTTCGTTTAATTTGCTGAGGTATAAATTGtgttttcttattattataagCCCCTAGTAAATTCACTCGAATCCCCAGCTCAGTCGTTCCCCATTCTGTCCGAGTAATTTTCTATCCCATTACCTAATTTCCTCTTACTCAATGGTCAAGGACCCTTCTTCTTTAATCCAAATAACTTTCAGCATAATTTTCTAATTCAATCGGTGGTCCTTCCTGGCTAAACAAACCCAAAGTTCCGTGTTTTTCCGAGCGAAGGGCGATGGGCTAACCTGCGGGTCTGAGTTACGAGACACTTTCGAAACGGACAGATTTTACGAGCCGCCTGCGAACTGAAAGTAAACTACAAATGTTTACACAACCGGAGGGAAGGACTCAGGTCCGGGAGGCGGAGAGATGGGACGGCCTGGTAAAGTTGgagcaaaaattgaaaaacttttgccatagccttgttttttttatgatgatgacgacgacgactgccGCTCGATGGAAACGCCTATTTTCGGAAGGGGGCTGCACCCTAGCCACGCCTCCTCGACGCCCCTTCGGAAGTAGGAcagataaatataaaattcgGCGAAAAGTTTTCCACACGTCTGGCTGATTTTCCTGATTCCCACTTTCAGGCAATTTAAATAGCTTTCTGTGCAGCTACTTAAGCttcagatacaaatgtatctctGTCTTTCAAACTCAACTGCATGTGTAAGACTGGAGGAAATGGAACTGAACTGAATGCTGCGGGATTCGCATTTTCCCCCTTCCGACTAATTGTACGGAAAATTGCAAGAAAATAGGTCgctaaatgcaaatggcaaacacttACGTCTTGCACAAATATTCAAGCGATTGGGAATTTCTGCTTAAAGAGTTGTGGGGTAAGAAGTTTGGATTTCCCTCAATCGTAACCCTTTGCGGTTGGATGTTGAGCTTAATCAGGACCCCCTCATCGGATAGGTTCTCACATTACACGCGGTTGGCTTTTACCCTCGActattttccagcttttcctgTGGTTTGGCAATTTTGTTAAAGATACAAAGCGCCGATACGGAACAATGAGATGTGTGCGAGCTGTGAGGTGAGAACAAAGCGTTCCCAACCACAAAAACAGCGGAAAAGCGAGAACGGGTACCAGGAATTTGCATAGAGGAGCAAATGCACGTTGGTTCAGGAACAATGCAAAAATGTAGCAGGTTGATCAGATTTCGTTTAAAGTATACTGCATCAAACCCATTTAACCGACTCAGTGTtaaatagaaaaatgtttatagtATATATTCAGAGACAAAAAGTAAACTCTTCTTGGTGTTAGCAAAGCCAGCCAGTTGTTCCACTGTCCTGTTTAGGAATGATATCTGGCTCGTAGTTTTAGCCAACAAAAGAGGTGCCACAAAGAAAAGCCACAGTACAACAAGCCTCGAAAGCCGGTGAATCTTTTCATTCTGTGTGGTAACGAGAAAGGAGGTCCTTCGCGTAATTGCAGCTCCCCATCGCactgaccacgcccactcaatgtgcaaacacttttcaaatggaaggtgtgtgtgtgtgtgtgtgtgtgtgtgcccatcACCCGGTGATAGTATTCCTAATTACAACTTAAAGGCGGGCGGACAGGCGAAACCAAATTAATGTGCTGGATGAGGGAGTCCTGGCCGTGTTTTAAGGACGGGTTAGTGCACTTTTTGATCGCCGAATCGCGTGTCACAGCCATTTCCGCCCACCACCAGCGGCGTTTTCACTGCTAACAGGTTCAAGTGCAATTTAATTGAGCGAAATGCATAAAGGAACACAAACACCAATTAAATgcgacatttttatttgcggTTTTCTGCCCGCTCAAATTAATATGGCGTCGTCGTGTCACAGGAAAATGGTTTTAATTACCATTAGAAAGTTGGCAGTGCATGTCGGCGAAAAGCTCCACTGGTGGGTGTGTTGTGGCTTTAATGCCaaagtaattttaaataatacagtAGTTTATTCGGACTCTAATAGCTGTAGTTAAAACAAACCCTTTTGTTCTTGTCATGGGTGAACATAGCTTGGCTTGAAAATTTCAATACAGATTCTTAAAATCTCCCAGGTGATTGTTGAAACAAAAAGGTGATATAACCACAGAACAACGAAGAGCACAAATCAGGTAGGAAAGCGAAGAAAGGGCGAAAGTGGCAATACCATTTACTCATTCCATCGGCAGCTCGTAAACAAGGTGTGCTCCTATCTACGATGCTGCACACGAGATAAGCAAGTGCAGTGGCGCTAACAGGATCATAAATCCAGCGATATAAATCTGAGCCCGAGGGGTGAGAT
This genomic interval from Drosophila teissieri strain GT53w chromosome 3L, Prin_Dtei_1.1, whole genome shotgun sequence contains the following:
- the LOC122617366 gene encoding DC-STAMP domain-containing protein 2 isoform X2, coding for MEDNCNLGDYMYRRRNTIVSSEEETENCTGKRLINLYKRDYNSDLDLVESGKYLDSTSEGDAPIYPMDREDPEPEDEPSGGCEKSLSECRYNALLYVIGGYIVGLLLVLMWYYRNPKEACKDLNGKWIFIVLVTLLIIILVRRRPARCIAVLCLSRLSSSQFRTLVIALAFLVAFSGPIKNIIHNICILANTLTCGQNVLIQALKLMQRIINDPSHSVEEAFKTTLTQVCRLMNKLDKLLLNLERPISQIHATYKTCTDWLLLQKDHYEYKMGTPYNRCMKAGNLSIAQCKIEFGGKKKECCNLELFYWFCESLKSFTSFFDDNLQWSLMVIKEIFQRLRLCSMKIRYIFISSISFDHSLKFNSTGQFTPNKDHITEQDVNEKLEAQRHKLYLLLFLIDLVIFILLLTIIHQSLSFWLRYLSNEQYENVYITEAFENYDDKYYQTMGVRALPLSNFEENKYVKINSMRLLPKEYDTIYRSVTFLGITGIQLFCICFVDYSLYSMLTLMSYYGHMIEDVKPLAYKKIVITGGGHPKYLRYVWILLLYLLAWFMVFWEPYGLRRRHRTMMYFYPEESRRRVYDLHRTILHERKHLFKAKCREARFLNAFKNTHQFESYFTWLNSRLNWCLSCCTVSFIGTCCTICNKPLNKSDNVSCGWPNCRGIYCTTCFQDSHNKCVLCSSEYEDELLEHGNSSGNSDSDFCSVDKSYPQQRDKKI
- the LOC122617366 gene encoding DC-STAMP domain-containing protein 2 isoform X1, producing MEDNCNLGDYMYRRRNTIVSSEEETENCTGKRLINLYKRDYNSDLDLVESGKYLDSTSEGDAPIYPMDREDPEPEDEPSGGCEKSLSECRYNALLYVIGGYIVGLLLVLMWYYRNPKEACKDLNGKWIFIVLVTLLIIILVRRRPARCIAVLCLSRLSSSQFRTLVIALAFLVAFSGPIKNIIHNICILANTLTCGQNVLIQALKLMQRIINDPSHSVEEAFKTTLTQVCRLMNKLDKLLLNLERPISQIHATYKTCTDWLLLQKDHYEYKMGTPYNRCMKAGNLSIAQCKIEFGGKKKECCNLELFYWFCESLKSFTSFFDDNLQWSLMVIKEIFQRLRLCSMKIRYIFISSISFDHSLKFNSTGQFTPNKDHITEQDVNEKLEAQRHKLYLLLFLIDLVIFILLLTIIHQSLSFWLRYLSNEQYENVYITEAFENYDDKYYQTMGVRALPLSNFEENKYVKINSMRLLPKEYDTIYRSVTFLGITGIQLFCICFVDYSLYSMLTLMSYYGHMIEDVKPLAYKKIVITGGGKTGDILRDLVQAFEPRTFKINTQRCLPIPGHPKYLRYVWILLLYLLAWFMVFWEPYGLRRRHRTMMYFYPEESRRRVYDLHRTILHERKHLFKAKCREARFLNAFKNTHQFESYFTWLNSRLNWCLSCCTVSFIGTCCTICNKPLNKSDNVSCGWPNCRGIYCTTCFQDSHNKCVLCSSEYEDELLEHGNSSGNSDSDFCSVDKSYPQQRDKKI